From Novipirellula artificiosorum, the proteins below share one genomic window:
- a CDS encoding methyltransferase domain-containing protein: MSHLTNTESVVASRYSAAAEAVEPALCCPVDYDAQYLKVIPQEVIDRDYGCGDPSKYVRKGETVLDLGSGGGKICFIAAQVVGESGRVIGVDMNDNMLALARASQGSVAKQIGYDNVTFLKGRIQDMTIDRDRVDAYLKQHPVSDEASLRTLEAFLASLRHEAPMIPEESVDVVVSNCVLNLVDPAEKAVLFEEIHRVLRVGGRAVISDIVCDQEVPMHLQQDPQMWSGCISGAFRDTDFVNAFVEAGFYGVEMVALQQEPWQVVEEIEFRSATVIAYKGEVPLETDEAKNHTVIYRGPFAAVRDEFGEEFWRADPTAVNEATFRRINEDPYRDQFIRIEADGKKRITRTPVLPVADACCSSGECC, from the coding sequence ATGTCACACCTTACCAACACCGAATCGGTAGTCGCCTCGCGGTATTCGGCGGCCGCCGAGGCGGTGGAACCGGCGCTTTGCTGTCCGGTCGATTATGATGCCCAGTACTTGAAAGTGATCCCGCAAGAAGTCATCGACCGAGATTACGGTTGTGGCGACCCGTCGAAGTACGTTCGTAAGGGTGAAACTGTCTTGGATTTGGGGAGTGGCGGGGGCAAAATCTGCTTCATTGCGGCTCAAGTCGTTGGCGAATCTGGGCGTGTGATCGGCGTGGACATGAACGACAACATGCTCGCACTCGCTCGCGCTAGCCAAGGGTCCGTTGCCAAGCAGATTGGCTATGACAATGTCACGTTCCTTAAAGGCCGTATTCAGGACATGACGATTGACCGCGACCGAGTCGATGCCTACCTCAAGCAGCATCCGGTCAGCGATGAAGCCTCGCTTCGAACCCTCGAAGCGTTCCTCGCAAGCTTGCGCCACGAAGCACCGATGATTCCAGAGGAATCGGTCGATGTGGTTGTCAGCAACTGCGTTCTAAACTTGGTCGATCCGGCTGAAAAAGCAGTGCTATTTGAAGAGATTCACCGCGTCCTGCGGGTCGGAGGGCGAGCCGTGATCAGTGACATCGTTTGCGACCAAGAAGTTCCAATGCATTTGCAACAAGACCCACAGATGTGGAGCGGCTGTATTTCAGGCGCGTTCCGTGATACCGATTTCGTCAACGCGTTTGTCGAAGCCGGTTTCTATGGTGTGGAAATGGTGGCGTTGCAACAAGAGCCCTGGCAAGTTGTCGAAGAGATCGAGTTCCGTTCGGCAACCGTGATTGCCTACAAGGGGGAAGTGCCCTTGGAAACGGACGAAGCTAAGAATCACACGGTGATCTATCGTGGCCCGTTCGCGGCGGTGCGAGATGAGTTTGGTGAAGAATTCTGGCGAGCGGATCCAACGGCGGTCAACGAAGCGACTTTTCGCAGGATCAACGAAGATCCTTACCGCGATCAATTCATTCGGATCGAAGCCGATGGTAAGAAACGCATCACGCGGACGCCGGTACTGCCCGTCGCCGATGCGTGCTGTTCCTCCGGTGAATGCTGCTGA
- a CDS encoding P-loop NTPase: MNSNNQGFVKAFSRRNRQAATTNVASQEPDSGVSMSETPVREQTTKQVSAEAAATWWIDEADDNQYRADSDPQQVVPKPHLDDDIQLADENDQMITESFTIGTAESDQLASLYGHSETITMPQPLETSPLETSPDQTLPLETLPLETLPRETLPLETLPSESKQTGLPPTESASPAGSDASISQSNQATRADQAHVRFSIKQLKPRTKKQNFAAEPSDPPSQTDVTVESSQPSPTLIQQPAALTHADAQQAIEDAMASAAATTVFRPAWEVDQFDLPANVAKLFFNGEIFQQIAEQMLEAVDTGLSSVLITSVHGEEGRSTVAMGVAMAAAAAGIRVALVDGDTIAPTLVDDLCLDVEAGWLDAIRDGQPLSSVAVAGLEDGVTFLPLFGTDMADQAKPYEIQQLLKTLKQHFDLVIVDGPIGESDDATSYATSVESAMIVRDVEHTDADEVKRLATRLMQSGIQGVGVIENFA; encoded by the coding sequence ATGAATTCAAACAACCAAGGATTCGTCAAGGCATTTTCCCGACGAAATCGTCAAGCGGCCACCACCAACGTTGCATCCCAGGAACCTGACTCGGGGGTTTCGATGTCGGAAACGCCTGTTCGCGAGCAAACCACCAAACAGGTTTCCGCCGAAGCGGCAGCGACGTGGTGGATCGATGAAGCGGATGACAATCAGTATCGCGCAGATAGCGACCCTCAGCAGGTCGTTCCGAAACCGCACTTGGATGACGACATTCAACTGGCGGATGAGAACGATCAGATGATCACCGAGTCTTTCACGATCGGGACAGCCGAAAGTGACCAGTTGGCATCGCTCTACGGCCACTCTGAAACCATCACGATGCCCCAGCCACTTGAGACGTCGCCGCTTGAGACATCGCCGGATCAGACGTTGCCACTCGAGACGTTGCCACTCGAGACGTTGCCGCGGGAGACATTGCCACTCGAGACGTTGCCGAGCGAATCGAAACAGACCGGATTGCCCCCCACCGAATCGGCGTCTCCGGCGGGGAGCGATGCGTCGATTTCACAAAGCAATCAAGCGACGCGTGCAGATCAAGCACATGTTCGTTTCTCGATCAAACAGCTGAAGCCGAGAACGAAAAAGCAAAACTTTGCAGCGGAGCCATCCGATCCGCCATCGCAAACCGATGTGACGGTCGAGTCGTCGCAGCCAAGCCCCACCCTGATCCAACAGCCTGCCGCGCTGACTCACGCCGACGCACAGCAGGCGATCGAAGATGCGATGGCATCTGCGGCAGCCACCACCGTGTTTCGGCCAGCCTGGGAAGTGGACCAATTCGACTTGCCTGCCAATGTGGCGAAACTGTTCTTCAACGGTGAAATTTTTCAGCAGATTGCGGAACAGATGTTGGAGGCTGTCGACACCGGCTTGAGCAGCGTTTTGATCACCAGTGTCCATGGGGAAGAGGGGCGAAGCACCGTTGCGATGGGCGTCGCGATGGCGGCGGCCGCAGCCGGAATTCGAGTCGCGTTAGTCGATGGGGATACGATTGCGCCGACGCTCGTGGATGATCTATGTCTTGATGTGGAAGCGGGGTGGTTGGATGCGATTCGCGATGGACAACCCCTCAGCAGCGTTGCCGTTGCGGGGCTCGAAGACGGCGTGACCTTCTTGCCATTGTTCGGAACCGACATGGCGGATCAAGCAAAGCCCTATGAAATCCAGCAACTCCTCAAAACGCTTAAACAGCACTTCGACTTAGTGATTGTGGATGGCCCCATCGGTGAATCCGACGACGCGACATCGTATGCAACGTCGGTTGAAAGCGCAATGATTGTCCGCGATGTGGAACACACCGACGCGGACGAAGTCAAACGCTTGGCGACCCGCTTGATGCAATCCGGCATTCAAGGCGTTGGCGTCATAGAAAACTTTGCCTAA
- the metH gene encoding methionine synthase: MLQSTPTDTLIAELVRQRILLLDGAMGTMIQRLKYDETAVRGERFANHHKDLKNFSDILCLTHPAEITKIHHAYLKAGSDIIETNSFGASPVGMVEFDLPLELVDEINHAAVACARSAVDFWNQQTPEKPRFVAGSIGPTTKQTAISTNVEDPAHRDTTFNEMKDSYRAQVDSLVEAGVDLLMPETAIDTLNLKACLFAIEEFFASGGRRVPVMVSGTFDKGGRTFVSGQSVEAFVTSLAHFPLLSIGMNCALGPDVMRGHIEEMSQSTGIPISCHPNAGLPNDMGQFDLGPRAMAEIVGEYADNGWVNILGGCCGTTPEHIQAIAERVQGKQPKQESSGPVYTRLSGQLPMVMRPEIPFTMIGERTNVAGSRKFARLIRDEQYDEAVEIAREQVLNGAMVIDINFDDALLDGVEAMTRYLRLISGDDVVAAVPVMIDSSKWEVLEAGLQNVQGKAIVNSISLKDGEPEFLRRARLVRQYGAAAVVMAFDEQGQAADEENKVRICKRAYDLLVNEIGFPPEDIIFDPNILTVATGIEEHDNYAVDFINAVRRIKKVCPGAKTSGGVSNISFSFRGNDPVREAMHSAFLYHAVRAGLDMGIVNAGQLEVYEEIPKDLLERVEDVLLNRRSDATDRMLEFAESVKSKGKRKSGEDLAWRDAAVADRMKHALIKGIDKYIVEDAEEARQHYDRCLQVIEGPLMDGMSVVGDLFGAGKMFLPQVVKSARVMKKAVAYLEPFMEQEKIEAGVENDDARGKFLIATVKGDVHDIGKNIVGVVLQCNNYEVIDLGVMVSSDTILEEAEKHNVDVIGLSGLITPSLDEMVHVAREMKRKKMDIPLLIGGATTSAKHTAVKIAPAYDGGVVHVLDASRSVNVVEKLISQENKKTFMAENEKLQQQLAASYRDRKQTLVTYAEALEERFATDWDTVQIEKPSFTGVKVLSDFPLEEIRPYIDWSPFFMTWELKGKYPKIFDDKVVGTQAKELFDDANQLLDQIIADKTLQANAVYGFWPAASDDDDIVLYSDAAHSHELTRLYCLRQQWERKGQKDYRSLADYVAPVDSGRSDYLGGFVVTAGIGAEALATKFKAELDDYKAIMVQAVADRLAEAFAELMHERARKDWGFGTAEGLTKEEMIAEKYRGIRPAAGYPACPDHTEKKTLFELLDAEKNTGVELTSSYAMTPGASVSGLYFGHPESRYFAVDRVTKDQIESYAKRKGQSIKEVERWLSPNLAYDPE, translated from the coding sequence ATGCTTCAATCGACGCCAACTGATACGCTGATCGCTGAACTGGTTCGCCAACGAATCCTGCTGCTCGATGGTGCAATGGGGACCATGATCCAGCGGCTGAAGTACGACGAAACGGCTGTGCGTGGTGAGCGTTTCGCGAATCATCACAAGGATTTGAAGAATTTCTCCGATATCCTCTGCCTGACCCACCCTGCGGAAATCACCAAGATCCACCACGCCTATTTAAAGGCGGGTAGTGATATCATTGAAACCAATTCCTTCGGGGCCTCGCCCGTTGGAATGGTTGAATTTGACCTACCGCTCGAATTGGTCGACGAAATCAACCACGCCGCGGTGGCTTGTGCTCGCAGCGCTGTTGATTTCTGGAACCAGCAGACCCCTGAAAAGCCACGTTTTGTCGCCGGATCGATTGGACCGACCACCAAGCAGACCGCGATCAGCACCAACGTCGAAGACCCCGCTCACCGCGACACGACTTTCAACGAGATGAAAGACAGTTACCGGGCTCAGGTCGATTCGCTGGTCGAAGCGGGCGTAGACCTGCTGATGCCGGAAACGGCGATTGACACGCTGAATCTCAAAGCGTGTCTGTTCGCGATCGAGGAGTTCTTCGCCTCGGGCGGTCGGCGTGTACCGGTCATGGTCAGCGGTACGTTTGACAAAGGGGGCCGAACGTTTGTCAGCGGCCAAAGTGTCGAGGCCTTCGTCACGTCGTTGGCTCACTTTCCCCTGCTATCGATTGGGATGAATTGCGCTTTGGGACCCGATGTGATGCGCGGCCACATTGAAGAGATGTCACAATCCACGGGGATCCCCATCAGCTGCCACCCCAACGCGGGATTGCCCAATGACATGGGCCAATTCGACCTCGGCCCTCGGGCGATGGCGGAAATCGTGGGCGAGTACGCCGACAACGGCTGGGTCAACATCCTTGGCGGTTGCTGCGGGACCACCCCAGAACACATTCAAGCGATTGCGGAACGTGTCCAGGGCAAGCAACCCAAGCAAGAATCAAGCGGCCCCGTCTACACCCGTTTGTCGGGCCAATTGCCGATGGTGATGCGACCCGAGATTCCGTTCACCATGATCGGTGAAAGAACGAACGTCGCCGGTAGCCGTAAATTCGCTCGATTGATTCGTGACGAACAATACGATGAAGCCGTCGAGATTGCTCGCGAGCAGGTCCTCAACGGGGCGATGGTGATCGACATCAACTTTGACGACGCCTTGCTCGATGGCGTGGAGGCGATGACTCGTTATCTGCGTTTGATCTCGGGGGATGACGTGGTTGCTGCGGTGCCCGTGATGATTGATAGCAGCAAATGGGAGGTTCTCGAGGCCGGTTTGCAAAACGTTCAGGGCAAAGCGATTGTCAACTCGATCTCATTGAAAGATGGCGAACCAGAGTTTCTACGACGAGCACGCTTGGTGCGCCAATATGGTGCGGCTGCGGTCGTGATGGCCTTTGACGAACAAGGGCAAGCCGCGGACGAAGAGAATAAGGTGCGAATCTGCAAGCGAGCCTATGATCTGCTGGTCAACGAAATCGGCTTCCCGCCGGAAGACATCATCTTTGATCCGAACATTTTGACGGTCGCAACGGGGATTGAGGAACACGACAACTATGCGGTCGATTTCATCAATGCCGTTCGTCGCATCAAAAAGGTATGTCCAGGTGCAAAGACAAGCGGCGGAGTGAGCAACATCAGCTTCAGCTTTCGTGGTAACGATCCGGTCCGCGAAGCGATGCACAGTGCGTTCTTGTATCATGCCGTGCGCGCGGGATTGGATATGGGGATTGTCAACGCCGGCCAATTGGAAGTCTATGAAGAGATCCCCAAGGACTTGCTCGAACGTGTCGAGGATGTGCTACTAAACCGTCGCAGCGACGCGACCGACCGGATGCTCGAGTTTGCCGAGTCGGTGAAAAGCAAGGGCAAGAGAAAGTCCGGCGAAGACTTGGCTTGGCGAGACGCGGCGGTAGCCGATCGCATGAAGCATGCCCTGATTAAAGGGATCGACAAGTACATTGTTGAAGATGCCGAAGAAGCTCGCCAGCACTACGACCGCTGTTTGCAAGTGATCGAAGGTCCGCTGATGGACGGCATGAGCGTCGTGGGCGATCTGTTCGGCGCCGGGAAAATGTTCCTGCCACAAGTCGTGAAGTCGGCGCGGGTCATGAAAAAGGCAGTCGCCTACCTCGAACCGTTCATGGAACAAGAGAAGATCGAGGCAGGGGTTGAAAACGATGATGCGCGAGGAAAATTCCTGATTGCAACCGTCAAAGGCGACGTGCATGATATCGGCAAGAATATCGTCGGTGTGGTGCTGCAGTGCAACAACTACGAAGTCATCGATCTGGGCGTGATGGTCTCGAGCGATACGATTCTCGAAGAGGCAGAGAAACATAATGTCGATGTCATCGGGCTCAGCGGGTTGATTACCCCCAGTTTGGACGAAATGGTGCATGTCGCTCGCGAGATGAAACGCAAGAAGATGGATATCCCGCTACTGATTGGTGGCGCGACTACCAGCGCGAAACACACCGCAGTCAAAATTGCCCCTGCTTACGACGGTGGCGTGGTGCATGTGTTGGACGCCAGCCGTAGTGTGAATGTCGTCGAAAAGCTGATCAGTCAAGAAAACAAGAAAACCTTCATGGCCGAAAACGAGAAGCTGCAGCAGCAGTTGGCGGCCAGCTATCGAGATCGCAAGCAGACGCTTGTCACCTATGCCGAAGCATTGGAAGAGCGGTTTGCAACCGATTGGGACACCGTGCAAATCGAGAAACCCTCATTTACCGGTGTGAAGGTATTGAGCGACTTCCCCCTTGAAGAGATTCGTCCTTACATCGATTGGTCTCCCTTTTTTATGACCTGGGAATTGAAAGGAAAGTACCCAAAGATCTTTGATGACAAGGTGGTGGGAACCCAGGCAAAAGAGCTTTTCGATGATGCAAATCAGCTGCTGGATCAAATCATTGCCGACAAGACGCTTCAAGCCAATGCCGTTTATGGATTCTGGCCAGCCGCCAGTGATGATGATGACATTGTGCTTTACAGCGACGCGGCCCATTCGCATGAATTGACGAGGCTTTACTGTCTTCGTCAGCAATGGGAGCGCAAGGGGCAAAAGGATTATCGTTCCCTTGCCGATTATGTCGCTCCGGTCGATAGTGGACGCAGCGACTACCTTGGTGGATTCGTTGTCACTGCGGGCATCGGTGCAGAGGCCTTGGCCACAAAGTTCAAAGCGGAGCTGGACGACTACAAAGCGATCATGGTGCAAGCCGTGGCGGATCGGTTAGCGGAAGCCTTTGCAGAGTTGATGCACGAACGAGCACGAAAAGACTGGGGCTTTGGAACGGCGGAAGGCTTAACCAAGGAAGAAATGATCGCCGAGAAGTATCGCGGAATTCGGCCGGCGGCCGGTTATCCCGCCTGCCCCGATCATACCGAAAAGAAAACGCTGTTCGAACTGCTCGATGCCGAAAAGAACACGGGGGTTGAATTGACGAGCAGCTATGCGATGACACCTGGTGCAAGCGTCAGCGGTCTGTACTTTGGTCATCCCGAATCTCGTTACTTTGCCGTGGACCGAGTCACCAAAGACCAGATCGAATCCTACGCCAAACGGAAAGGCCAATCGATCAAAGAAGTCGAACGATGGCTCAGCCCCAACTTGGCTTACGACCCTGAATGA
- a CDS encoding DEAD/DEAH box helicase: MPTSPQSPSHQAIIRPNGSLGIVPVDPLDAKFGQGGSVPAALIKRFAKSTVEGLAYLVSTRCDGKMPPSIQFWRDFTNRYFRSLCRQQTPAANCWESPQCPDEPSLREILDAAPPMRGLEYASVALLQSLWQLLDDHTQHHATAKPGGLANYLHSLRPDWNLIGRVTFHLAENKKNPQLPFAFLATFTESQSGGVIKHVALAEALKRSIAENDTTQLDALLAPVSRAAETCELIDKMLDSRTLFSPQAWGIQQAYRFLSSVPQMEDAGVIVRVPNWWNASKPPRPQVQVKIGSRNQSMLSGPKSLDLDVNVSIDGIPLSEQELAELMAAREGMTLLRGKWVQVNQEQLQTALDQWKQLQAQHVTGVGFLEGLRMLSGASLGDESFDDQLRSWTRLEPGPWLKQTLDELREPSGRINIDPQRRLKGTLRPYQQDGVRWLWFATQLGLGVCLADDMGLGKTIQVISWLLQRKQSSGKKSKPSLLILPTSLLGNWHREVQRFGPDLKMWISHRSMTDAAELKRIAAAPAQELAGYDLVATTYGLARREKWLAEMEWAMVILDEAQAIKNAGAAQTKAIKAIPSEGRLILTGTPVENHLGDLWSLFDFCSPGLLGSAAEFKKFAKSDDPRILSQRLASIRQLIRPYVLRRMKTDPNVVPDLPDKTEMRVDCGLSTKQAALYKQVVHELEQSLDLATGMQRRGRVLSVLMQLKQICNHPALYLKQPEFAGDASGKLTELKQICETLIEKQEKVLVFTQFQSMCQPLAGFLQQVFGKSGLILTGKTPAKARNKMVETFQQDSGPPFFVISVKAGGTGLNLTQASHVVHFDRWWNPAVEDQATDRAFRIGQKKNVVVHKFVCRGTLEEKIDDMIAAKKEISRELFGSDGEIELTEMSNEQLMSFVALDLQKATTS, encoded by the coding sequence ATGCCGACAAGCCCCCAATCTCCGTCCCATCAAGCCATCATCCGTCCCAACGGATCGCTCGGAATCGTTCCAGTCGATCCACTCGATGCAAAGTTCGGCCAAGGGGGAAGCGTTCCCGCGGCATTGATCAAACGGTTTGCGAAATCGACGGTGGAGGGATTGGCCTATTTGGTTTCGACGCGGTGTGACGGAAAAATGCCGCCGTCGATTCAGTTCTGGCGGGACTTTACCAATCGCTACTTTCGATCACTCTGTCGCCAGCAGACGCCGGCAGCCAATTGCTGGGAAAGCCCCCAATGTCCCGACGAACCCTCCCTTCGTGAGATCCTCGACGCAGCACCTCCGATGCGCGGACTCGAATATGCCTCCGTCGCCTTGCTGCAGTCGCTTTGGCAGCTGCTTGACGATCATACTCAACATCATGCCACAGCTAAGCCAGGGGGACTCGCAAATTATTTGCATTCGCTAAGGCCGGATTGGAATCTTATTGGACGCGTCACGTTTCATCTTGCCGAGAACAAGAAGAACCCTCAACTGCCCTTTGCGTTTCTCGCCACCTTTACCGAAAGCCAATCAGGCGGCGTGATCAAACATGTTGCACTCGCCGAAGCGCTCAAACGATCGATCGCGGAAAACGACACCACGCAACTGGATGCTTTGCTCGCTCCGGTTTCTCGTGCAGCCGAAACGTGCGAGTTGATTGACAAAATGCTTGATTCGCGAACGCTGTTTTCACCCCAAGCATGGGGCATCCAACAAGCGTACCGTTTTCTATCCAGTGTGCCGCAAATGGAAGACGCTGGCGTGATTGTCCGCGTCCCCAATTGGTGGAATGCGTCGAAACCCCCGCGACCACAAGTCCAGGTCAAGATTGGCTCCAGGAATCAATCGATGTTGAGTGGGCCGAAATCGCTTGATCTCGATGTGAACGTATCGATCGATGGAATTCCGCTCAGCGAACAGGAGTTAGCGGAATTGATGGCGGCACGCGAAGGCATGACGCTGTTGCGAGGCAAATGGGTTCAAGTCAATCAAGAACAATTGCAAACAGCTCTGGACCAGTGGAAGCAGTTGCAAGCTCAGCACGTCACTGGCGTGGGCTTTCTGGAAGGTTTGCGGATGCTCTCAGGTGCCTCACTCGGTGATGAATCCTTTGATGATCAACTTCGAAGCTGGACACGTCTCGAACCGGGGCCTTGGTTAAAACAAACCCTCGATGAACTTCGTGAACCGAGCGGTAGGATCAACATCGATCCGCAGCGTCGATTGAAGGGTACACTCCGGCCCTACCAACAAGACGGTGTTCGTTGGCTCTGGTTTGCCACACAACTCGGGCTAGGCGTCTGTTTGGCGGATGACATGGGGCTCGGGAAAACCATTCAAGTGATTTCATGGTTACTGCAACGGAAACAGTCGTCCGGAAAAAAAAGCAAGCCGAGTTTGCTGATCTTACCGACGTCACTGCTTGGCAATTGGCATCGCGAAGTCCAACGATTTGGCCCCGATTTGAAAATGTGGATCTCTCACCGGTCGATGACCGATGCTGCGGAGTTGAAGAGGATCGCAGCGGCACCTGCGCAGGAACTGGCGGGCTATGATCTGGTCGCAACCACCTATGGATTGGCCCGCCGTGAAAAATGGCTTGCCGAAATGGAATGGGCAATGGTGATCCTGGATGAAGCTCAGGCAATCAAGAATGCCGGTGCCGCTCAAACCAAAGCGATCAAGGCAATCCCCAGCGAAGGCCGACTCATTCTGACAGGCACCCCCGTCGAAAATCATTTAGGTGACCTTTGGTCGCTCTTTGATTTTTGCTCTCCAGGTCTGCTAGGTTCCGCCGCCGAATTCAAGAAGTTTGCCAAATCCGACGATCCGAGAATCCTCTCCCAACGCCTCGCCTCGATCCGCCAATTGATTCGTCCGTACGTCCTGCGTCGGATGAAAACCGATCCCAATGTCGTGCCTGACTTGCCAGACAAAACGGAAATGCGGGTGGATTGCGGGCTTTCGACCAAGCAGGCGGCACTCTACAAGCAAGTCGTCCACGAGCTTGAACAATCGCTTGACCTTGCAACCGGAATGCAGCGCCGCGGTAGGGTGCTGTCGGTGTTGATGCAACTGAAACAGATTTGCAATCATCCCGCGCTGTATCTGAAACAGCCAGAATTCGCAGGGGATGCATCCGGAAAATTGACGGAGTTAAAACAGATCTGCGAAACGCTGATTGAAAAACAAGAGAAAGTACTGGTCTTCACCCAGTTTCAATCCATGTGTCAACCGCTGGCCGGGTTCTTGCAGCAGGTCTTCGGCAAGAGTGGCTTGATCTTGACAGGAAAGACGCCAGCAAAAGCACGCAACAAGATGGTCGAAACGTTCCAACAGGATTCAGGACCACCTTTCTTTGTGATCTCCGTCAAAGCGGGCGGTACAGGGTTGAATCTGACTCAGGCCAGTCATGTGGTCCATTTTGATCGGTGGTGGAATCCCGCCGTGGAGGACCAAGCAACCGACCGTGCGTTTCGGATTGGACAGAAGAAGAATGTCGTCGTTCACAAATTTGTCTGTCGCGGTACCTTGGAAGAAAAGATCGATGATATGATTGCTGCCAAGAAGGAGATCAGTCGCGAGCTGTTTGGCAGTGACGGTGAAATCGAATTGACCGAAATGTCAAACGAACAGCTCATGAGTTTTGTTGCGTTGGACCTTCAAAAAGCAACCACCTCTTAG
- a CDS encoding SWIM zinc finger family protein, translating into MGWRDYGHWKPYVPVRQRIANGKRQAKKQLKKDESLDPVENVGRVIASTFWGKGWCDHLEKYSDFSNRLPRGRTYARNGSIAHLRITKGRVDAMVCGSELYKITIKIEPMDALRWKAICRDSAASIHSVIDLMRGALSDSVMQRLTDPKTGLFPASDEIKMNCDCPDWAGLCKHLAAVLYGIGHRLDHSPELLFVLRGVDQADLVSESLSTVNVNEAMGLDQQSSIDANDLESIFGIDLANSAQPVPQPKVAKKKVTRKKVVGRKSTKKRATEKKEIAKKEEPSKKVTKKKVTKKKVTKKKVTKKKVAKKKVAKKKVAKKKVAKTTKVQRKRKKAAKKSK; encoded by the coding sequence ATGGGATGGAGGGACTACGGCCACTGGAAGCCTTACGTTCCAGTTCGGCAGCGGATCGCAAACGGAAAAAGACAGGCAAAGAAACAACTGAAGAAAGACGAATCACTCGACCCGGTCGAGAATGTCGGCCGCGTGATTGCAAGCACATTCTGGGGGAAAGGATGGTGCGACCACTTGGAAAAGTACAGCGACTTTTCCAATCGATTGCCCCGAGGCCGAACCTATGCTCGCAACGGGTCGATCGCGCACCTGCGAATCACCAAGGGGCGAGTCGATGCGATGGTGTGCGGGTCCGAATTGTACAAGATCACGATCAAAATCGAACCAATGGATGCGTTGCGTTGGAAGGCAATTTGTCGTGACAGTGCCGCATCGATCCATTCGGTCATTGACTTGATGCGAGGAGCATTGAGTGATTCGGTGATGCAACGGTTGACCGATCCGAAAACGGGACTGTTCCCGGCCAGCGATGAAATCAAGATGAATTGTGATTGCCCCGATTGGGCCGGGCTGTGCAAGCATCTGGCTGCGGTACTGTATGGAATCGGACATCGGCTCGATCACTCACCCGAACTGTTGTTTGTTCTGCGCGGCGTTGACCAAGCCGACTTGGTTTCCGAGTCGTTATCGACCGTCAATGTCAACGAGGCCATGGGACTCGATCAGCAGTCGAGTATCGATGCGAACGACTTAGAATCAATCTTTGGCATTGATCTAGCCAATTCGGCTCAACCGGTTCCCCAGCCAAAAGTGGCAAAGAAGAAAGTCACCCGCAAAAAGGTCGTTGGCAGAAAGAGTACGAAGAAAAGGGCGACGGAAAAGAAGGAGATAGCGAAGAAGGAAGAGCCAAGCAAGAAGGTCACAAAGAAGAAGGTCACAAAGAAGAAGGTCACAAAGAAGAAGGTCACAAAGAAGAAGGTGGCAAAGAAGAAGGTTGCAAAGAAGAAGGTTGCGAAGAAGAAGGTTGCGAAGACAACCAAGGTTCAACGCAAGCGAAAGAAGGCCGCGAAGAAGTCGAAGTGA